One Candidatus Methylomirabilota bacterium genomic region harbors:
- the lptF gene encoding LPS export ABC transporter permease LptF: MLILDRYLTREIAKPLIVFCGGLLLLFANFTAIRYLNRVADGLMPFQSVMPLVLVRAAVALEILLPVALHLSVVVTLGRLYTDSEMTAIFGSGVSPARIIRIVFAGSLVVAGLVAFLSIYVRPWANANRYRLEREAVADVDLNDMQPGHFYENSSGTVLFFQQRDPNSGRMHKVFIQSRSEDRVRLIWAEEAYYPEPTEAGASRTLVCSSALTYELSRDRGVVRQARSDELILEWEKAKVLLEEYRRKAAPTWQLARSVLSKDIAEFQWRLSTPIAALLMGLLGFPLSRAKPRQGKYAKLFVSVVSYATFYNLNMMARTWVEKGVVGTVPGIWWVHLLLGILVAGLLWRRTTHP, translated from the coding sequence ATGTTGATACTCGATCGATATCTGACCCGAGAGATCGCCAAGCCACTCATCGTTTTTTGCGGCGGGCTGTTATTGCTCTTTGCCAATTTTACCGCCATCCGTTACCTGAACCGAGTAGCCGACGGCCTCATGCCCTTCCAAAGTGTCATGCCGCTGGTCCTGGTCAGGGCCGCTGTCGCGTTGGAGATCCTGTTGCCGGTCGCGCTGCACCTATCGGTTGTCGTGACGCTGGGACGTCTCTACACCGATTCTGAAATGACCGCCATCTTCGGTTCCGGTGTAAGTCCGGCACGGATCATACGCATTGTGTTCGCGGGGTCTCTCGTCGTGGCGGGACTCGTGGCCTTTCTGTCTATCTATGTACGACCATGGGCCAACGCAAACCGCTATCGCCTGGAGCGCGAGGCGGTCGCGGACGTTGATCTGAACGATATGCAGCCGGGTCACTTCTACGAAAACTCCTCAGGCACTGTCTTGTTCTTTCAACAGCGCGACCCGAACAGCGGCCGAATGCACAAGGTCTTTATCCAGTCTCGTTCGGAGGATCGGGTTCGGCTCATCTGGGCAGAAGAGGCCTATTACCCCGAACCTACAGAAGCGGGTGCCAGTCGGACTCTGGTCTGCTCCAGCGCGCTGACCTATGAGCTCTCTCGAGATCGTGGCGTGGTCAGACAGGCCAGATCCGACGAGTTGATTCTAGAGTGGGAAAAGGCAAAGGTCCTTTTAGAGGAGTACCGGCGAAAAGCTGCCCCTACCTGGCAGTTAGCTCGCTCAGTGTTGTCCAAAGATATCGCGGAGTTTCAATGGCGACTCTCAACCCCGATAGCCGCCTTGCTGATGGGATTGTTGGGCTTCCCCCTCAGCCGCGCCAAGCCACGCCAAGGTAAGTATGCCAAGTTGTTCGTGTCGGTGGTAAGCTATGCCACGTTTTATAATCTGAATATGATGGCGAGGACATGGGTTGAGAAGGGGGTGGTGGGCACCGTTCCTGGTATCTGGTGGGTCCATCTTCTTTTAGGGATCCTGGTTGCGGGCCTGTTGTGGCGACGGACAACGCACCCATGA
- a CDS encoding transposase, whose amino-acid sequence MPAKQLQHRPFQRAQQNIINAFVGFLCCILPRQWLCRASSSRPEPFQQLARMPRIYLNSVLTGIRIRVTNGAVKGVNNKVAAIGCLAFGYRPSWVYVATISHRCTGLLFM is encoded by the coding sequence ATGCCGGCAAAGCAACTGCAACACCGGCCTTTCCAGCGGGCCCAACAAAATATCATTAACGCGTTCGTGGGTTTTCTTTGCTGTATCCTTCCTCGCCAGTGGCTCTGCCGCGCCAGCTCCAGCCGGCCGGAGCCCTTCCAGCAACTCGCTCGGATGCCCCGGATTTACCTCAACAGTGTACTGACCGGCATCCGTATCCGGGTTACTAACGGCGCCGTGAAGGGGGTGAACAACAAGGTTGCAGCGATTGGCTGTCTCGCCTTTGGCTACCGGCCGTCCTGGGTGTATGTCGCAACCATCTCTCACCGTTGCACAGGCCTCCTGTTCATGTAA
- a CDS encoding CDP-alcohol phosphatidyltransferase family protein, producing MLQLLCRHMPAWINPDILTAMGVGGGLIIAFGYWLSNFDKNFLWLVDFGFVVNWLGDSLDGTLARYRKIERFKYGYFIDHTVDTFTQTMVCIGLGLSPFVDFNYAMLALVSYLQLGILTYVRTAVTGVFKVSYGKIGPTEVRVIVVGVNAVFYFASNPMIHLLVINISLFDLIILSIAVAFFIHYIVVTLQQAAALSKQDGSRKKCA from the coding sequence GTGTTGCAGTTGCTTTGCCGGCATATGCCCGCGTGGATCAATCCTGATATACTCACAGCCATGGGCGTCGGCGGCGGCCTTATCATCGCTTTCGGCTATTGGCTCAGTAATTTCGATAAGAATTTCTTATGGCTGGTAGATTTCGGATTTGTCGTCAATTGGTTGGGAGACAGTCTGGACGGCACCCTGGCGCGATATCGAAAAATCGAACGATTCAAGTATGGATATTTTATTGATCATACGGTAGATACTTTTACTCAAACCATGGTTTGCATCGGCTTAGGGTTATCGCCGTTCGTCGATTTTAATTACGCCATGCTGGCACTGGTCAGCTACTTGCAACTTGGGATTTTGACATATGTGCGTACGGCGGTTACGGGTGTTTTTAAGGTGTCTTACGGTAAAATCGGGCCCACAGAAGTTCGTGTCATTGTTGTCGGTGTGAATGCGGTTTTTTATTTCGCCAGCAATCCGATGATTCATTTGTTAGTTATCAATATCTCGCTTTTTGATTTAATCATTCTTAGCATTGCCGTAGCGTTTTTTATTCATTATATCGTCGTTACGCTGCAACAGGCTGCGGCTTTAAGCAAACAAGATGGGTCCAGAAAAAAGTGCGCGTAG
- a CDS encoding CDP-alcohol phosphatidyltransferase family protein: MNECITQAVLIALNAGPVGATYDSVYGGETLLNRALIAMSKAGIRLAKIICSDGQREQIESIINSVRKRIALEYEVSELRSDEMLSKRISCIVGKWDDSFLIFETDKIVHPTFFEQAAKIHSQQKPLLIAYKNVWSDNGQVAFAEPFTEKFKVIFSNPNAFTKIALSKNAFQNATFDCAESHSVEISPDLKNGVFSTDIVVCRRSDVHNIAFKNFAEMIQRWNEKHVLTIGFLERAWWLKVTGREGKAQLTELFWRIAFKEISGEFSKLVNSKLSKPMTFLFVRLGFSPNVISLIQLILLLVSSSFLLVNRYWAMLVFAIVWQFAAGVLDRCDGETARVRNYESEAGGRFDMLIDDLRFGFPFVFLTIAHYRQYPQELNYVLMAAATAIWYCTAAVFHNRFLRRAGYVSHQAMGVDFLKTQESAWLKFYQRIQPFIKGDIRTFYIFLVTFLGHKNVIFWMLMAYAWPLGAQYLFTIKKFRLLSERVWAPHLESPS, from the coding sequence ATGAATGAATGTATTACGCAAGCTGTTCTCATTGCTCTAAATGCAGGACCTGTCGGCGCTACATACGATTCTGTATATGGCGGGGAAACGCTTTTAAATCGAGCCTTAATAGCCATGTCCAAAGCAGGCATACGACTGGCTAAAATTATTTGTTCTGACGGTCAGCGGGAACAAATTGAATCAATAATAAATTCGGTTCGAAAACGGATTGCTCTTGAATATGAAGTTTCAGAATTGAGATCCGATGAAATGTTATCGAAAAGAATTTCCTGTATCGTCGGGAAATGGGATGATTCCTTTTTGATATTCGAAACGGATAAAATTGTACATCCGACATTTTTTGAGCAGGCTGCGAAAATCCATTCACAGCAAAAACCTTTGCTGATTGCGTACAAAAATGTTTGGTCGGATAACGGGCAGGTTGCGTTTGCTGAGCCATTTACTGAGAAATTCAAGGTAATCTTTAGCAATCCGAACGCATTTACGAAAATTGCTTTAAGTAAAAACGCTTTTCAGAATGCTACGTTTGATTGTGCCGAATCTCATTCCGTCGAGATTTCACCCGATTTAAAAAATGGCGTCTTCAGTACAGACATTGTCGTATGCCGTCGATCCGATGTACACAATATAGCCTTCAAGAATTTCGCTGAAATGATCCAACGATGGAACGAAAAACATGTGCTTACCATAGGGTTCTTGGAAAGAGCTTGGTGGCTGAAAGTTACCGGAAGGGAAGGTAAAGCGCAGCTCACAGAATTGTTTTGGAGAATTGCTTTTAAGGAAATCAGCGGAGAATTTTCAAAACTCGTGAATTCCAAACTTTCTAAGCCGATGACATTTCTTTTTGTTCGCCTTGGATTCAGTCCGAATGTGATCAGCCTCATCCAGCTTATTCTGCTGCTGGTATCTTCGTCATTTTTATTAGTCAATCGGTATTGGGCGATGCTTGTATTCGCCATCGTATGGCAATTCGCCGCAGGGGTTTTAGACCGGTGCGATGGCGAGACGGCGCGCGTGCGTAATTATGAATCGGAGGCCGGAGGCCGATTCGACATGCTGATTGATGATCTACGATTCGGTTTTCCTTTTGTTTTTTTGACGATTGCGCATTATCGACAATATCCGCAAGAGCTCAATTATGTGTTGATGGCTGCTGCAACGGCTATCTGGTATTGCACCGCGGCAGTCTTTCACAATCGCTTTCTGCGCCGCGCCGGCTACGTCAGCCATCAAGCCATGGGAGTAGATTTTCTGAAAACGCAGGAAAGCGCCTGGTTAAAATTCTACCAACGGATTCAGCCGTTCATCAAAGGCGACATCCGAACGTTTTATATTTTTCTTGTGACTTTTCTCGGTCACAAAAATGTTATCTTCTGGATGCTGATGGCGTATGCCTGGCCATTGGGCGCTCAATATCTTTTTACCATAAAGAAGTTTCGGCTCCTGTCCGAGAGAGTATGGGCACCTCACCTCGAGTCACCGTCCTGA
- a CDS encoding glycosyltransferase family 2 protein: protein MGTSPRVTVLIPVHNREQHVAAAIESILAQSFTDFELLLIDDGSTDGSVGIMRSYTADPRVRLACNAHNLGIPRTRNRGIDLARGEYIAMLDSDDWAYPTRLEKQVAFLDRHSDFAVVGAWATEMDENGRSLRRVKILPVLPGELQSRLLFTSCHHHSSIMARTAVLQEYRYREQNAVCEDVDLFVRLARKYKLGNLPTILLRRRVHASGITREKAQLVKEKNLEIISAQLAELGVEFTPADLERHFLLLRMDRLASTPDRTYIEWANAWLLKLQAANQHALRYPERPLARMVGEIWCVVCWHALTGMGWSAWKYFRESPLSKEGWSSVRMYLVLLAFRHLPRDI, encoded by the coding sequence ATGGGCACCTCACCTCGAGTCACCGTCCTGATCCCGGTCCATAACCGCGAGCAGCATGTCGCCGCAGCAATCGAGAGCATCCTCGCCCAGAGCTTCACCGACTTCGAACTCCTGCTTATCGACGACGGCTCTACCGACGGCAGCGTAGGAATCATGCGGTCGTATACGGCCGACCCCCGTGTGCGGCTAGCGTGTAATGCGCATAACCTCGGTATACCGAGGACGCGCAACAGGGGCATTGATCTGGCCCGTGGTGAATATATCGCGATGCTGGACAGCGACGACTGGGCCTATCCGACCAGGTTGGAGAAGCAGGTGGCCTTTCTTGACCGCCACAGCGACTTTGCGGTGGTGGGGGCCTGGGCCACGGAGATGGATGAGAACGGCCGATCCTTGAGAAGGGTCAAGATATTGCCCGTCTTACCAGGAGAGTTGCAGTCGCGGCTGCTGTTTACCTCCTGTCATCACCATTCTTCAATTATGGCCAGGACCGCCGTCTTGCAGGAGTATCGATACCGCGAACAGAATGCGGTTTGCGAAGACGTTGACCTCTTTGTTCGCCTTGCCAGAAAATATAAGCTCGGTAACCTACCCACAATCCTGCTGCGTCGCAGGGTACACGCCAGCGGCATTACACGTGAAAAGGCGCAGTTGGTGAAGGAGAAAAACCTGGAAATTATTAGCGCTCAGCTTGCCGAGCTGGGCGTCGAGTTCACCCCTGCTGACCTGGAGCGCCACTTTCTCTTGCTGCGCATGGACAGGTTGGCGTCGACCCCTGACCGAACGTATATCGAGTGGGCCAACGCCTGGTTGCTCAAGCTGCAAGCGGCCAACCAACATGCCTTGCGTTATCCCGAACGTCCGTTGGCACGGATGGTGGGCGAGATATGGTGTGTGGTGTGCTGGCATGCCTTGACCGGCATGGGTTGGAGTGCCTGGAAATACTTCCGGGAGTCACCGTTAAGCAAAGAGGGGTGGTCGAGTGTGAGGATGTATCTTGTTCTACTGGCTTTCAGACACCTACCCCGGGATATCTGA